Part of the Sporomusa termitida genome, TATCCTGAAGGGACAACCTATGACTCACAGGGACCCTGGTTGATCATGTTCAAAGATTTTTGTGAAACGGGGTTAAAGGCCAATGTTTGACATTAAATTCCGGCTTATCAGCATGCTGGGGCTATTAACAACAGTAGTTATTATTAGTTTGGTTCTTGACTATTTCCGCGTGCTGTGCCGGCCGGTCCGTCTGGGGCTGGGAATCGCCATTCTTGGCATTACCGCCGGGTTTGTTCTTACCCTTAACGCCGTGCTGCCGGAAAACCGTTTTTACGGTCCCGTGTTTTCCGGGGTCCAGACAAGTGAAAAATTGGTGGCCCTTACCTTTGATGACGGGCCATGTCCGCCGTATACCGAACAAATTCTGGATATTTTGCAAGAACGGCAGATACCGGCCACCTTCTTTGTTCTGGGGTACAATGTTGCCCAATACCCGGATTTGACCAGGCGTATTGTCGCCGAGGGGCATCAGCTGGGGAACCACACCTATACCCACGTGGATCTGCTCAAACTTAACCGGCGTGGTGTTATTGAGGAGATTGAGAAGACCAACCAGGCAATTGCCGCTGCCGTAGGCTATGCACCGCATGTTATGCGTCCGCCCCATGGTTTTCGCGATGCGGTTGTTATGGATATCATGGCTGAGTATCAGCTGAAGGTCGTAGAATGGTCTGTTGCCAGCCGCGACTGGCTAAATCCGGGTACAGCAGTTATTGTGGACAGAACGCTGCGCAGAGTGAAAAACGGATCAATCATCCTGCTGCATGATGGTGACGGCATAGCCGGCAGGTTACCGCGCACGCAAACAGTAGAAGCTACCAGGCTGATTATTGACAGATTATTAGCCCAGGAGTACAGGTTTGTTACTGTTGATGAAATTCTTGAGAGTATGGAGGAGTAGGGTGAAAATTATTGTCGGTCTGGGTAATCCCGGGCAGGAATATGGGGCTACCCGTCATAACATAGGTTTTAGGACTGTCGATAAATTAGCGGAACAATGGTCAATCACCACGTGGCGTGAACGGTATAATGCCCTGGTGGCTGAATACCGGGGTGAGGAAACCGTGCTCCTGGTTAAGCCTCAGACCTACATGAATCTGAGCGGCAGGGCACTCGCGCCGCTGGTTGCTTTCTATAAGGTGCAATATAATG contains:
- a CDS encoding polysaccharide deacetylase family protein; the protein is MFDIKFRLISMLGLLTTVVIISLVLDYFRVLCRPVRLGLGIAILGITAGFVLTLNAVLPENRFYGPVFSGVQTSEKLVALTFDDGPCPPYTEQILDILQERQIPATFFVLGYNVAQYPDLTRRIVAEGHQLGNHTYTHVDLLKLNRRGVIEEIEKTNQAIAAAVGYAPHVMRPPHGFRDAVVMDIMAEYQLKVVEWSVASRDWLNPGTAVIVDRTLRRVKNGSIILLHDGDGIAGRLPRTQTVEATRLIIDRLLAQEYRFVTVDEILESMEE